In Ammospiza caudacuta isolate bAmmCau1 chromosome Z, bAmmCau1.pri, whole genome shotgun sequence, the genomic stretch aaaaaacaagtgaCTGACAGTTTTCACAATGGGGATCCAGTAAAATGCTAAAAACACAAGAGGCAGTAGCCTAACCTGAGGCAAGAGGGAAGCATTATTTGGCTTATCAACATTAATTTCAGCTGCTGAGTGGCCTCCTCTGATAACAAAGCCGGGGATTTACCGGGTGACCCCTCACTGTCCCCgggtgagaccccacctgtagagctgcccagccctggaggagccctggggctgctgtggggcagggctgggaccccagagcctgggctgggcccagagcccagagccccgaacccagagcccagagccccgagccgggcccagagcccagagcccagagccccgtgcccggcccagagcccagagccccgtgCTGGGCccagagccccgagccccgagccccgtgcccggcccagcccagcgggggcagcagggcaggggccattctgcccctctgcccctcaggcagagcccacctgcagagctgccccagccccggcccagcccagcaaggagctgcagctgctgcagccgggCCAGAGGAGGCTCCGGCACGGGCACGGGGATGGAGCGGCTCCGCCGGCACCAAAGGCTGCCACGGCTGCCGTCGCTCACCCGGGCACCAGAAGCTTTGGCCCGAGCTCGGGGCGGCCTCGCGGGGCCCGAAGGGGCCGCGGCAAAGATGGACACGGACGATTGCCGAGGGCCGCGGGGACGGCGGCCGGGGAACGGCTCCCGGCGccggagggcagggctggccgggatcttggcaatgaggaattgttccctggcagggtgggcaggccccggcacagggtgcccagagcagctggggctgcccctgcatccccggcactgcccgaggccaggcttggagcagcctggggcagtggaaggcGTCCCTGCCATGGCgggttcccacagcccctcccgCCCAGCTCCCCGCTCCGCCTCCGCCTGCTCCTGCTCCGCCTGCTGccgctcctcctcttcctcctcctctttcccgTCCGTCATCAGCGTGCGCGGTCCGGCCGTGCCCGAGCCGGTGTCGGAGCCTTTTGCGGGGCCTTTTGCGGACCATGACCCGCTGGGCCCGGCGCAGCGCCCCGCCCGGGGCCCGGGCTCTGTCCGCCACCCCTTGGGAGCAGCTGGCGCCGGGCGCGcagccggagccgccgccgccagcccggagcaggaggaggaaggagtaCGAGAACCAGGACGTGAACGGGTTCGCGGCACACcgcgggcagcagcagcagcagcagcagcaggaggaggaggcgcgGAGGAAGGACAGGCGGCGGGAGAGCAGGAGGCTGAGAAggcaggagaggaagaagaacGCCATGGTGAGTCCTGCCCTGCAAGCGcgggagaaaagggagaaacCCTTTCTGCTCGGCGTCTGGGGAGTGTGTCAGCTGGCATGAACAGTGAGCACAGTTACACCCTTTGTAATGAAATGTGTCGGGTTAAGGCTCGGGGGATGCCTGTGATAGCTTGTCCAAAGTAATGTAATCAAAGCAATACAATTGCAAGCTCTAATTCCTAGTGAAGCTCACACAGAGCACGGTCCTCACTCTGTGGGGAAGAGACAGTAGGTTCAGCGCATCCCACAGATTACGATGGAGTCTTTCCAAACTTCTCGCTGCTCCTGACCCACTTTTATACCGTTTCTTTACTTTCAGGTGGAGATTCAGCGATTTCAGTCACACATCTTAGTTAGGGGTGGTCGTACCTGGGGAGTGGGTTGCTCAGGGTcaccctgggctgggatggggtcAGAACAAACACAGGGATTTCACGCCAGCTGCTGATCCCACAGAGCATCCTCCCTTACCTCCCTtgcctttcagctgctgtgtgggatCAGCTGCAGGGTTCCTTCCTCTGCAAGGATTTTGGCACGGCTGCGGGGTCTCTGCCCCGCTGCCATTAGTCCTGCCTGGATTGTGCTCTGTGTTGGGGTCCCATCCAGGGAGCAGCCActgtattttctattttccccTGAAATTTCCCCTTTTAACTCCCAGTCATTTTCCCACAGCATTGTTAAAAGAGGTACAGCTCTCTTTGTGtttccctgtgctggtgctgctgtggggctcaGCAAGAGCTCAGccctcccctgccacaggcacagcGTGTTTCAGGTGAAAGATGTGAAGTTTGGAACAAAAGGTGGCTTTCAGGTCCCAGTTGTAGCCTTTGGCATGGCTCTCCTGGCTCACTACTATCTTTGAGGAGTTCCCAGCCCCTCTTGGTTCCTGGCTGAAACTAAATCATGCAATTTCAGTGTGTGATTCATCAAACTATGTGTTGCTGGTTAAAGGAGAAAAGTGTCCATGTTTTGTGGTTTGATGGCAGAGCATAAAGTCTCTTCCTGGGTGCTTTTTCCTGGGGACAAAATGGTGTTTGCCCTTTAGGCCCTGGGATTTCCATGTTTTCAGCACCGTTCATGGAATTCATCACTGGATTTTGCTCTTCCAAGGTGTGTTTCCACTGCAGAGAGCCTGGCCACGGCGTGGCTGAttgtcctgcagtgctgcagagccaggacatGGGGACGGGGATTTGCTACCGCTGCGGATCCACGGAGCACGACCTCAGCCAGTGCAGAGCCAAGGTGGATCCAGCTGCTGGTGGGTCTCAGGAAGTTTTGCTGTGTGTGAAAtgctcagctctgagctgtgccagtgctgacCCTGAAGCTTTGTGTGCTAGAAATCTAACTTTTCCAGTATTAGCAGGGAGCCTGACAGTAATTTATAGCATGAAGTGATGAAAATATTGTCATTGCACTATGTTGGGTCTGTGACTGCACCAGGGTTTTGATGTGGACCATAAACCCTGTTGTGGAATTTTGCAGGGCCATTTCCATATGCAAAGTGTTTCATCTGTGGTGAGATGGGACATCTGTCGAGGTCATGTCCAGATAATCCCAAGGGGTTGTATGCTGAAGGTGAGTGTTCTGATTCACTAAATTTAGTGAAATTGAAATTTCTGTGTCCTTCCTACCTGACACAGAGCAAAGTAACTCTGCAAGAGAATGAGAATGTGGCTAAAAGGAATTGCTGTGTATCTGTCAGTAAAAGCAGAGTAATTCTGGGGAATTCATTGTCAAATAAATTACCTGTGGATTTCTAATTTAAGGGTGGGTTTAGTATTAAATGACAGGATGAGATGCAAAGTGTGAGACTTTGCATCAGGACATGCACCAAGGAACAAAATCCTGTGTGAATGTAGGCAGTGTGTATTTACATGCACCCAAGTAGGTGGTAGGAAGATTCTTACACATTAGCTTAAAATTCTGGGAATTAGAAAACACAGGCTGCCACTAAAGGGAGAGCATCTTCAGCCTGAGTAACTTTAATGAGAATTGGGGTCTAACTGAAGGTTTCACTCTTCCATTGGCTCCAACAACCAGCATTCCCTGTCCTGGAGTTTCCCTGCATAAACATGGGGCCTTGGCAAGCTCCAGAGGGTGATcttgcagcacagctggagtgGAACAAAAATCACCTTGCTTTCAAGTGTTTGTATGGTGGGATTTCGTGTTGTGTGGAATTTCACGTCTCAGTACCTGCagctggattacctgcctctGAGGAGCCCCCGTCAGTTTCATAAGTTGCTTTGAGTGTGTGTTTCAGCAGAATTCAGCCTGTTTCTCAAAAACAGAGCTTCCAGCACATCAGAAATAGCCAGTGAGCAGTGGCTGGAGTCTGTGGTGTGTGGTGCTGTACAGCACAGTGTGATCCCAAACAGCTGTGTCCCTCACAGACACAGGCAGGGAATTtggttgggtgttttttgggtgttttgtggtgttttttccCCTAGATGAGTAACAGCTTTCTGTGTGAACAGGTGGGGGCTGCAAGCTGTGTGGCTCTGTGGAGCACTTCAAAAAGGACTGCCCGGAGAAGCAGAACGCAGgtgagctgcagggctgtggggtggctgtGGGCCCAGCAgggtccagctgctgctccgTGTGGCTGTGGGAAGAGGGTTGGAAGCAGCAGAGGTGCCCTTTTGTTGGGACAGCAACAGGGAGGCTTCCTCCTCAGGGAGGGTGTGGAGGAGGCAGTAAGTTGCGGTGCAAAACTAAggcaattcctttttttttaaaagagacaGTTGATCTTGTATGTATCTGAAGGCCATATGAAAtaatctgtaattttttttggcCAGTAATTGTGCTGCTGTTCACAGTCTGGCAGAACTGGCTGCTGCTTGTTTCAGATTTCAGTGTGGGGTGGTGGGGCTGAACCCAGTGGCAGGTGCAGGGTGCTGGTGTGTGCAGGCACTGTgtcaggcagcagggcagggacaaggaAGGTCTGTCCTGCTGGATTCACAGCTCATGAACTGCTTCCTTACATGTTCCTCTGCTTTCCATGTGGGGGGAGAGATTAAAGGAGGTACCCCAAGCCCCCACTGTCCCACAGGAGGCAAAGCATCCCAAGAGGGTTTGAAGAATGATCCTGTCACTGGGGTGGTGACCCACTTGGGCATTTTTCTACTTCGTTTCTATGACACTTAGTTATTGTGCCCCTTAATAATAAGCCACTTTGGTGAAATTTGTGTAAGAATTATTTATGGCATTCTCTATATCTGATCTTACATTAATGATATTTTTAGGTCTGAGACCCTCTGTAGGATTCTAGGTGTGTACTGCTTTGCCAGTTTAGAATGGGTCAGATTCAGTCTGAGTGTAAACTTCTAGTATGACAGAAGTTTATGACACCAAAAGACTCTGAAATTGCCCCAAACTCATGAGCAAGTAGCaaggctgtccctgcctgagTTTTAGAAGCCTGTAACAAgattttttctatattttttctgGTAAGTTTAGCATCCATGAGGACTGCAAGTGCTGTTTATTTTCCCAAGGGACTTCTTTCAAAACTAGCACCGCTGGTTAAAAGCAGTTGAGTTACTTGGAACTGTGACACCATTGGTGAGAATTGTGATATTTAGGCTCGTGTGTGCATTGTGCAGGGTATGATCAGGTACAggaggacagctgagagctggcaAAGGAGTTCAGGCACTGCAGATGCCAGTTTCCTCAGGCAGATCGGGCCAGCCTCAGTGCCCAGAGGCTGATATGGATTTCCGTGGCATTCC encodes the following:
- the ZCCHC9 gene encoding zinc finger CCHC domain-containing protein 9; its protein translation is MTRWARRSAPPGARALSATPWEQLAPGAQPEPPPPARSRRRKEYENQDVNGFAAHRGQQQQQQQQEEEARRKDRRRESRRLRRQERKKNAMVCFHCREPGHGVADCPAVLQSQDMGTGICYRCGSTEHDLSQCRAKVDPAAGPFPYAKCFICGEMGHLSRSCPDNPKGLYAEGGGCKLCGSVEHFKKDCPEKQNAEQVTVGRWIPGLSADHEDVAAAPAPQRAQPERPKVVTF